In Shouchella patagoniensis, the following are encoded in one genomic region:
- a CDS encoding CGNR zinc finger domain-containing protein, with product MDKLILSLGGTPWLNLVNTTYTSEKKTVDILNDHSTAQAWLNENGFFHKEEQRIGKEMIEDLKSLRERCKQALKDLTNDGKLSSTSIERLNQQVKNVQIGLTIQSDNEKTILLTKGITPKDDLLYKIIESIFHTIETVAVSRIRNCEHQECQLYFVDTSKSGKRRWCSMELCGNRQKAAEFYARKKEMK from the coding sequence ATGGACAAATTAATACTTTCATTAGGTGGGACACCTTGGCTAAATTTAGTCAACACGACTTATACATCTGAGAAAAAAACGGTTGATATTCTAAACGACCATTCAACTGCACAAGCGTGGTTGAATGAGAATGGTTTCTTTCACAAAGAAGAACAACGTATAGGGAAAGAAATGATAGAAGATCTTAAATCCCTTCGAGAACGATGCAAGCAAGCATTGAAAGACTTAACGAATGATGGAAAGCTGTCCTCTACTTCAATAGAACGATTAAATCAACAAGTGAAAAACGTCCAAATTGGTCTAACGATCCAATCGGATAACGAGAAAACAATACTTCTTACTAAAGGAATAACACCTAAGGATGATCTACTATATAAAATAATTGAATCCATTTTTCACACAATCGAAACGGTGGCTGTTTCTCGTATTAGAAATTGCGAGCATCAAGAGTGTCAACTCTATTTCGTGGATACATCCAAATCAGGTAAAAGACGCTGGTGTAGTATGGAGCTATGTGGTAATCGCCAAAAAGCGGCTGAATTTTACGCGAGGAAAAAAGAAATGAAATG